Sequence from the Zeugodacus cucurbitae isolate PBARC_wt_2022May chromosome 2, idZeuCucr1.2, whole genome shotgun sequence genome:
GGCTATGATTTATTTGAATGAACTAAAATGCTGTTATTAAAGTTAGGTTATGGCTAGCAGTTTGttgttaattattaaaatgtatagAGACATAATTTACGTTAatttgtatatgcatacatatataaattaaatatattagatacagaaaaataagaaacatataatccaaaatatcgaaaaacataattttttcgaaataaaaattagatGATGATTTTGGCAATGTGATAAGTTACATCAAAACCTTGTTTGAATACATtgatagatacatatattgaatatcACATATTCTTCAGCGTTTCTCTAATTCAactaaattacatattttacataactACGTTAGAAATTGTATGGCTTGCGAATACAAGGATAAGTCatatatgacaacaacaaatatatgatatacacatacatatgtatatattatatatggatatggattaacaattacttgtatgcacatacatatgttagaccCGATTTGTTTGTATTAAGTAATTATGTATTTAGCATTACAAATTCCATCCATTATATCCGGGTTTGTTGGATTTGTATGGCAAACTTGTTTAATACGAGTACTACTCTTTAATTGTCGCAATGCATTATATTTGCTctttcatattgtttttgtcgCATCGGATTTTTCTGCTCTCTTGCAGATTGCGGCGAATTTACCGGTTAAGAGCGTACTATttgtaattgtatatatgtatgtatgtatcttttcTCACTACATGCTTTCTATTTGTTTACCTGTTCCTCATTGCGTTCACATTTATGCTATTTTGTTACTTTTCCGTTCGTTTGCTcgttttgttaataataatatgcatacatacatacatatgtacttacgaGTATATGCAATTCGAATCAAAAGTTTTGAGATTAGTCGGTACATATTATTTTGGGTTTATCTGTCAAATCACTTAGTAGTGATATAATTGATGGAAAATGATACATgtagacatatttacatacatatatacacatgcattGCATATTGACCTATTTTCTTTTCGAATCAAGCTTCGTTGCACCGCAGTATACATATTTGTAGCTATTAAAATGAGTTTACACTTTAAATCATCACAGGGGAAATATTTAGAGCTagataaattgattttaatgtaACATAgtatttttaggttaggttattgaatttttgtattgaaattgtcaattgtgttttataaaaaataattaattgtttttttttactccatTTGTTTTTGCAGTATTCCAAGTTCCTATACACCGACAGTGATCTATTACATTACTCCAAGTACATTGCAAACCCGGTTACATTCACAACGTTACAGGAGAAAATTGAAAAACGCACCTTCCGTTGTTGCGAAGAGTTCCTCAACGAAACAAAATGGATACTACACAATGCACTCATACTTAACAGTGGCAGTGAGTTAGCACacacaaattagaaattaaccATTTTTCATATTCctaaataaaaatcgaatttatTTCAGGTTCTAGTAAAGAGGTGTTTACTGCCAAGGCCATATTGAAAGTTTGTCGACAGGAGACCAACGAAATCGATACCTGTGGCGAATGCTATTTGAACGCTAACACACGTACCGATTGGTTTGTGGATGTTTGCGCACAGCCACATCTCTTATTATGGGCCAAGTTGAAGGGATTTCCATATTGGCCAGCAAAAGCTATGGGTCCCGGACAGGGACTCTCACATGTGAATGTACGCTTTTTTGGCGAACATGATCGTGCTTTTGTGCCAATCAAGGATTGCTTTCTTTATTCGGAGCAGGATCCAAATACACAAACAGGCAAGCGTTCGGCACGTGAGTTGGCCGATTGTATCAAAGAAGTTGAGGtgcatattgaaaatattagagCTAAAGTGGGTGCATTCAAATATGCTAAATTTAAAACACCCTACGAACCAACTGAGGAGCTCCAGCAACTGGAAATGATGATACCTGGTGTGATGGACTATATGAAGCGGCAACAGGCGCTGGTGCCGAAACCTTCGTtacaatataaaattgtaaagacCGCAGATAATCATTTGTCGATTATAAAAAAGGCATGTACAACAGAGTCGAGCAACGATTCTGATCATTCCGCCAGTCCGAATAAGAAGCCCAGTAGTGTTACATGTACAAGCAGTAGTTGTGGTGTTGGTGAAGTCAAGGGAGCTATAGTTACACCCAAGTATGAAGTGGTTAGCAAAGCAAGTTCCGATGATAGTAATTCGTCAAAGGTGACCGCCGTCATATTGAAACGCAAATCATCGAGCGAACACAAAAAGGAGGCTGGTGATGGAGTGGAACTACCCATGCCGAAAGTGATAAAATTTGACAAGGAAGATGTTGATCAGCGTTTGGTGGGAGGTGTTAATCTTACTGCTAAGCCTGATGTCAATGCGGAAACCAGTACTTACAATGCTTCCAGCAAGCGTAAGTATGGCACTGACACAAGTGGTAGTAGCGTCGACAGTGCCACTAACGTGACTGAAACAGCGGACCGACCACGCACGAAGCATGCCAAGCATGAGCCACGTGTTCCAGTGATTACAATTAAAACCAATGCCAATGCGTTAACAGTGGCAATGGGTACCGAAAGCAAAATTGCATCCTCCTCAGCAGTACCTAATTCAAATAGCGCTACCACCACTACCAAAGTAAACGCGGAAGCTAGAACAACTGCTGCAGTAAATGAAGTGAAGGAAGAGTTGGCTGTTGTAGCAACACTGGTACCCTTAACTACGCCGTCGAATAAAGCTCAAGCATTAATGGAGAACTTGGTTAAGAATAAGCATGGTGTGACAATTAAGAAGATATCGAAGGAGGGTCAAACGAGAAAGGCCGATGAATCTGCAAAGTTAGCGGCTGGAATGAATACAGTAATAGAGGAGACACAGACAAACACCGACTGTGACGCGAAGAAACCCGTTGCGGCAACAGATACAGCAAGCGGCACACAAACAAGTGGATCCACCAATAATACTGATAATGATAACGGTAATGCAAATGTCAAAAAGTGCCCGGAGAGTAGCAGTAGTAATGCAAATAAAACGGATGACAGTAAAAAAAGTTCTACAAAATCcacaacaaatacacatattCTAAAAGATTTGGTGCCTTTTGTTGagataaagaaagaaattaCTTCGGACGATGAGGCAGACATGCAAATAGCAGCCAACATAAATGGTGCACAGATTAACAAACATGTGAACGAAACAGCGCCCAATGTTACACCGGTAATTGTGCCAACACCAAAGGTAAACGTTGATACTACATCGCATGTTTCATTACCTGTTGTCGTAGTGCCGGCTGTGCTGCCGAACTTGTCACTCATCAAGCAAGAAATAATGTCAGATGAGGAGGAAACCACTACCGCCACAGCTAATACTGTCACAACTTTTTCAGCTACACAGCAAGACCTAAATACAACATCAACTGGTGGCGATAATGCATCCAATATTCCCGCTGTCGGGTTACCCGATGCGGTGCGCGTCGGCGACACTATGATCCAACGGTTGAATGCGAAAAATAATCGCGGCGCTCAACCCGGTCTGGTTTCACTCAAAACCGTTGCTGCAACAACGCCGGAGGGCGCTGCTGTGATGGATATGCCAAGTGTGCAGAATTCCGCGGCTATGCATATAAGTCCCGCCAATAGACGGTCCAATACTCGTGGTGTGCCATACGGACCACTGCCGGCATCAGCTGTTCCACAGTCACAATCGCAGATACAAAAAAGCACCACGCAAGCCAATCGCgctacaatgcaacaacaacagcaattatcGCAATCATCGCCAGCGTCTCAAGTGCAAACTCAGTCGCAATCGCTGCAGCCACTACAACGTGCACGCAAATCATTTCCGAACCGCGTTACGCCTGATAATGGTGCAACGCGCAGCAACAATTTTTCGTGTGTACCACTCTCATCGCCTGTTCTACCGCCACCCTCTACATCGCCCCTATCGAACAATAACGATTTGAAAAGGACGCTCTTGAAGAACAGTATGGTTTCAATACCAAGACAAGCCTGGTCGCCGCATGAGTCTCAACGAAATGTCattgttaacaacaacaatactaacaCACATTCAATACCAGTGCCACCGCTTACCGCGGTTTCGAAAACACCAACAGTTGTGGCGGTGCTGGGTGACAATAATAATGCCGACAgcacaaacaataataacatgTTGATCAACACGAATCCCGCAACGAATGTTGCCATTAATTCCGCGGCAATAGTCACACCTTTTGTCACTTGCAATGGCGGTATTGGTCCAAACGGACCTGCTCTGCTCACGCCACTCACCATGTCAGCACCGCCGCCACTGGCGGGACTCTCTCAACCATCCTCTAATATGTTGACACCCATGGTTGGCGCTTCTATGTGCACAAATATGCCAAtgagtggcaacaacaacaacattaacgtCAGTAGTGGTAGCGGTATCATGTCCATATCCTCAGCAGTTGAACTGCCCACACAACAGACAGTCGGCATTTCAAGTAGCGCAATCAATGCGGCCAGCACATCTAGTGTTGATGTTGTCACATCGAGTTTAACATCTATGGTTACGGATGCGATCTGCCGCGGTCCACCCAGGTTAATGCAACGCCCTAACGGTCCATTGAAATCGGATGGTACGACAATGTTTCCCTCACAAGCGGGACCAGTGTGTCAGACACTGGTAGAGAATGCGCATAAGGTGAGTGAAATATATGGAATatatagaaattgaaaaaagataAGTTAGGTTAGGGTGTAGTACAAAGATCTATACTTAactaaactttttaatttgccTTACATCACACATTAATTatggttttatttattatttagttaacGGACTTCTTCATATCGGTTATGGAGGATACCATGTTAGAGATGTCCGAAGGCGATGAACCCGTATTACAAGCTAAAATAACCATACTTAAAATAGAACTTGAGCGCACCAAACAGGCGTATGAGCAAGAAATCGCCGAACTTAAACGCACCTCTGATCTGATGCTCTCCGAAATGCGTAAAAGCATGGAGAACGAGAAGACGCGCATCTCCAACGAGATACGCAAACAATGCGAGCAGGAACGTTTGAGATCCATTGAGGAAACTAAAAAGAAACAATGGTGTTCAAATTGTGGTCGAGAGGCTCAGTTCTATTGCTGCTGGAATACATCGTACTGTGATTATCCCTGCCAACAGATGCATTGGTCGCGCCATTCGGCAACCTGTGCACAGACACGCCCAACTATTGCCAGCGCTAGCGATAGTATGGCGAAAACGGTTAGTACTATGACGACGACGGTATCGGCAATGGGactacaacaacagccacaacaacaacatgtaggTTGCGGTAATAAGAACTCCAACAATAATATGACGGCCGTCACAACTGCAACTTCAATAGCTGCGTCACAACATCAGCCATCAACGctgtataacaaaaacaacaacaaaaaggatAAACATAGTACTTCGAAAGTGAGTCATCAGCAATCCGCTACAAATTCGTCTAGTGTCGGCAGTTCGAGTAACAACACCATGAACTCAATTACCCCCGTCAATGCTGCTGGCGTGGCAGTGGCACAGGGGGCAGCAACAGAGGTGCTCAAATTGCCCTCCAACACATATTTGCGCACTGTGCCTCAGTGCGGCAATCCTGGTAATGGTAATAGTGGTGGTGGAAATTTGCGCAGCTCGACGTATTCAGTGCAACGCGTCAATATACCGGTAAGTTGATGGTTTTTCGACAtacattttttagttttgttttttaagacTACAAGatgtatgtaatttttgaaGTGCACACTAATTTGTTTTTCCTTTCTTTCTCCACACACTTTAGCTGCCCATCACCGCACTCGTGCAACGCGGCAATAGCTGGGAGCTTACCAGCGCAGCACCCAATAATAATGTGGGCGCGGCAAATATGGCTACCATAACCGCTCCAGGATCGAATGTCACACAGGCGATGACACAGTTAACaactcagcaacaacaacaacagcatcaacGTATGCTTAGTGGCGGTGGCACTGGAAATgtcagtggtggtggtggcagtgCATCATCAAATATAAGTTCGTCCCGAAGTAATTCGCGAAGTCGTGCTGCTGCAGCAGTACAAGCATTACAACAAACAATGGCTACTATACACGGACCAACCGGTGGCGCGGCAACGTCAATGTCTTGTGGCATGCTACGACCGACACAAATGTGATGAAGAGCAGCGGACGCATGCTCAAATGTCGTCAATCAAGAAGTGACAGCGTCCACACAAAATGCAATGCGAATAAGCGACGGCAGCTGTAGcaataaaaataccaataaactgctaggaaaatttaagaaaacttCATCCGCGCTGTACAACAAAATACCAGTAGTAAAAGCAGCACCTGTAGTGGCCCAGAAGCATTCGTTAGAGGCAATAATCGAAAGTTCGCCGCTTTCCATTACGCTTGTGAGGAAATAAAGTTAATTTGGATGAAGAGGAATGCATAGTTGAGAttctaaaatgttaaaaatggcGTTTGCTTTCAATCACTTGCATTCACAAttcattttacaacaataataaagaagTGCTGTGCACTcgaatttgttttcaatttgacatttcgcataatttttttagttttaagttgtgtaaataaaagtgaatatcaaataaatagatATAAGTATTGCTATTATAATAGCTAGAGACCCGTAGACTACATGAGAAAAATGAATTCAACATAAATACGCTAAACTTAAACTGTACTCGAGTAAATGTATCTACATAATAAGTTgtataaatcataaatttaagttagtttaagtatttttaaagtATTGGTTCATTCAGAGATTCATAACAGTGAAATACAACAACATCTATATATCATACTTGTATATAAACCTGTCAGACAGACATATACTGTATAtgaattcatataaaattacatcaaaatattcaTGTAAAAAATCATGCAAAACCATTTGTATATGCcccataaaaatatacatacatatatatctatataccaATACTATTACtatgttatattatttaatatattaactaTTAATTCTCGTAGTGGCGTATGACtactaagtatttatttttaagtactaGTTTGTATATTCAAAAGGAAATTTTTGAGAAAGTACCGTTATTAGcttataattatgaatatagccgatatttattaacaaaaaatatcataatCAAGAGTCCAAATATATAGACTCAACCAATTGTTtggttataaaataataattatcgcaaaaaatatatatagaaattaaaaaataaacaagataatatgttaaaaatatgtattgaaaTATCGATAACTAGCTTTAGTTCTTTTTATGAATACTTTATGCAGACACACATTTAAATAGGACACCTACGTAAATACTGAATACAGCTACTTGTAAGTGGCTTCtattatattaacaaaatagttttgtttttaatttaattacaatataaatatatttgatagtATTTTATTTGAGTATAGATTTTTATGAATTGTTACTATTAAATGGCTTCGCCGTTACTTTAAGCATTCTttcgtatgtaaatatgtatctatgtatgtattactCACAAGAAACTATTCACAACTGAACTTGAAcctattttgaattccataaatttactaaataattaaattaaaataaagcggaaaatattttaaatattaaatttttatgcatattttaattttatggttgAACTGAGTGTTTGAAACGCTTTCGAAATGCTAAACTAATTTATAGCACCgttacttttgaaaaattaaattggagAACTATtgaaaataacataatttataaCGAAATAATAACCgcgattttcatataaaaaatttctatattttttaaagacttttgttttgttaatttgttaattttatttattttattttgttgttaatcTTATTAActataagttttaaaaataacacCATATTTCTAAAGAATACTTCCAGATAActgcaaaataattataaattaaagattaaatttattgttaaattcaataatattaatcaatatCCAATTTCTTGAAATTCCCTTGAATACCGAACAGCTCTGAGGCATTTTTTGGTTTTCCCGGACgcaatttttcatttacttGGTGACGTTTTTCAAATTGCAACATTTCCTCGCGATTTTCTTTGAGCTTGGCGTAAACGGTTTCTGAAAACAATCaatttaatgtagatttttaattaaaagaaatatgcaGAAAATTGCGAAGGCAACTCGCAACCCAAATTACTTTTCCAAACAgatgaacttctataactcgaagttttccataactcgagcaatagaaatcaaatttcatacaaattaccttccgtaattcggaagtctctctaactcgaagttttttttgattatggtgattcgagttagggaagttcaactgtatatacataaatagtataataatagcaataatttaatatttactaccTCTGAATTCCACACACTCCAACTCTGTGCCGCCGTAATCTTTGGGCAATATAGATTGTggtacaaatttgaaaaaatcttcCAAGTTGTTGTGTACATATAGTATACTGGTTAGCTCCTTCTTCATAAACGGTGTCATGAGTGCCAAAATTTTATCCATAAACGGTACAATATTGATGAAATGGAAACCAATCAGACGTATCGCGGCAGCTTCCTGCGTGtggtttatattatttaatataaatcttATCTAAAATTGCTTAACGTTTACTCACCTGTAAATAGAAGAGAAACTTTTTCATCTGAAATATGCCAATGCGTGCCACATGCCCCAAGGTGACACCCTTTAAATCCATAACCATAATGTGTCCCGGACGTATGCCATCTTCGCACATCCACATATCGAAAATCATGCAGTAACTGTAATATTATGggtgtaaaatataatatttaaaaagtgaggcttaaaaagaaaaataacaaaattcttGGCTACTACCTGACAGTTTAACTGTTTGCTTGTTTTCAGCAACAAAATactactttcaaaaataaaatctatcTATTGTTTCTGAATCTATCATTGTTTGGTATTtgatcatggaaagacttacgcttCAACAACGTTTTCAAATTGTTCAatattattacgaaaattcacgctCACGTTTACGTTTCtgactcaatgggtatgtaaacaagcaaaatttgcCATATTTGGCTGGAGAGCAACCTGAAGTGATTCAAGAGCAGTAATTTCATCCACAAAAAAGAGCTCagtgataaccgactatttgatgcctgaaattgaagctcatgATCTCGGtcacatttggtttcaacaaaacGGCGCCACATATCGCATCAATTAATGGATTTATTGGGAgtacacttcggtgagcagataatttcacgttttgggctggTCGATTGGTTACCAAGATCGTGTAATATCGCACCATTCtattttttcctgtggggatgtgtaaagtctaaagtctatgccgACAATCtcacttcgattcaggccttggagcaaaacatcacgcttgTCAATCTCAAGTTAACAGTCGAAATGCTCAAacaagtcatcgaaaattggactcaacggatgaatgaaagagataatcttcaaAGAATAAATGCCAAAACATGCTCTTTCAAATGATGATTCCCcactaaatttgaattttttgtgtttttttctttgaaaaagtagggaaccttgaaatggatcaccctttaaatTAAACTATAGTAAAAGGTGAAAAGTTATTTTACAAAGTGTGACAGATTAATTGGTTTACACTAGGTGCTTTGCACGCCATTAGGTCGAAAACGACAAATAATCTTGAATACGATGTAGTGTAGTTTTATAGGTATACTATATAGATTTTAGAATTTGTACTACGATATGAGCGTCGCACCGCCCACTTTTAcgtgtaaaatatttcaataaaatcgtTGGGTTTATAGGTTTAAGCTACCATTTTTGTGAGAATATTTTCGAACTGGTCTGAAAgtacttaatttttaaaaagtcgGTTCAGAAGTAGGCATAGTTACTTATGAACTGAGCTACACATTCATGTATCTGTAACTAGTATGAGACTGATATATTTCTGAGAGAAATCTGACGATTGAATTCTCGTATGACatcaaaacaataaaagaatatactttatacaaatataatatatagttataAAGTAGcttataccataattagtgcaTAACACGGGAAAGAACTAGACGATCTGTATGTATAccctttattatatatacatttcaattaaaattaaaatgtccaCAATTAGATATAAACTGGAACTTTTTTAATACTTGAAAACAACGgttaattactaattaattcGTAATCTCTCGAATTAAAAAGCTAATTCAGTTTTATTTGACATATAAATGACTATAATTAGCAGTGTCAAGTGTTAACGGTataattgatataataatatgtaacttttttaactttacgAGAAGCATGGAgggacatatgtataatatatctcATAGACCTCTTTACACgggtacattaaaatatataagtagtAATTGCAATTCGCTTAGAGAGAGTGAAATGAACTTTAGAACTAGGTCAATACAGTTGATTTTGCTTGAAATTGACACCAAGTGATTTAGCCAATACACTGTcccaatatatatatgaatatgttaaCAACTTAtctaattattgaatttaattctgAACTCAGAACGTTTTTCGGACAAATAACTAGGAGACAATTAGTGAATATCTTTTAATATATCATACTTACAGTTTCATGCAGTCCACAAAATTGAAATTCGAAGCGTTTGTATCGGCTAACTTCCCGATTATAACGCGATAACCCTCAGGTGTGGTCTGTGGTAACGGACAAATTGAGCTGAAAGTGATTCAAAGAAGAAACTTTGGAAACTTTATGTCTATAATCTATTTGcagcattttataaaaatagagGTTTCATATCCGTAGACAatgctttatatttatatatatttttttataattaaaattaatgacagCGACGACTTTGTTGGACGTATGAGTGCTACTCGGTGGGTCACGGGCTGGggcacatatttttttaacaatgaaTCATAGTTAGCAATTGAAGATTAGTATCGCTTTCGGGCGTTCTAGCGGTTTTATTCGACGTTTATTATAAATCGATTATgataaattgcaataaatatgaTTATGACGAGTTGTATTCGGCATTTTTAACGACAAGTGCAAAAATGTTTGACGAGCGTAACGGACACTTACACTGTTCGCATGGCTCGCTGCAGCTCCGGTCGCTCACAGTCCAGATTCGTAAAGAAGTCCTCGCAATGTGTGCGCACCGTTAGATTGGTATCCAGCACCTGTTTGGCCATTTCCATGCTGTTCATGGAGGCGTGAAAGAAGTGCAGCGCGGCCTCTTCGGACAAATTTTGCATATGCGGTTGCGCGTGTATCCAATTGACGAATTTCTTCATCTCATCGCGTGAGATTTCCGGAAAGCGTGCATATTGCTCATTCAAATCCGCGGGTTTCATTGCTTGAGTGTCTCTTTTGGAATTtatcaatgaaatattttatattttgatttttgattaacACTAACACTTTTGCACTACAcgcatatacatagatattagTTCTTCGTGTTTTAAGGACGAACAATTTGGCACAACTTTTGTAAACTGCATACAAAAACCGTGTCTAAAGCTCTTCGGCTACTTAGCTGTCTTTGCGCACGCTGCGTtgcgaatgaaatgaaaatgttccGTACACAAGTTTGAAAGCGAAACTGGTAATTTCGCTGAttgctattgttttttattgctgttgttgtatgctaCCCTGTTTGTCAGTCACCTAACTTTTGTCGACTTTCTTACTGCATTTGATCGGTTTTATTGCACGTCATGTTGTTGGTTTCGGAgtgttgttgcagctgctgtgcaaaagttattatttgcaagtaaaaattttcattacgaTCATTGCGAATTGCAGTGTACAGTGGTGCTAAAGTTTGATTTTGTGCGTGAACATGGAGCAATAAAATTGGTATAAATggtataattttgtattatattttaaatgggttataccaaattttacgattatttatttataccagtctatattttataccagttatttgtttataataagtATCTCTTTGTGTGTCTATTCAATTATACCAGTCTTTTGTATTGTACTTATACCAGTTcttttatgtattatttgtaCCAATCTtgatgcatttttatttatgccagttttttgttaattttaatctCTCTGTATATGTCTATTTAATTATGTCAgtctattatatttatactagtTATTTGTTCTTTTAACCACTTTTGATGATGGAGTTGGTGCAGTGATATACTGTCCGGAGTTAGGCATAAAACAACCGTTCAAAttgccgaaccactgcagtatatttccagcagaggtctttgctattgggaaagctTCAGAGCTAGCCTCCAACGCACAAACTCGATACTCTAAAGTTAATGTCTACGCAGACAGCCAAGCAGCAATCATGACAATAATTTCGTTTTGAATATAGGCTAAAAGTGCTTTGAGCAGCGGGGCAGCAGTGGAGAGTGTCGCCAGGAATATGCGGCTAcgcttctactgggtgccaggccataaaggcatcgagggcaacgaaatcgtatacgggattgccaagagtggtgtacgGCTGTCATCCGAAAACATGATCGACAT
This genomic interval carries:
- the LOC105210189 gene encoding uncharacterized protein LOC105210189 isoform X1, with amino-acid sequence MEKNTLAAEDSVDSIPGPAYEHIIVNASTLAPTLKSDLISTNILAVTEDEDADMEDDECSGGNDEHMDVEDDQDEVDDELEEPETEVGSFVDDEFNERDDYKENDSHLKLTNLNALEHDTVVTVPHTEQISEIDNSSTTTVTTTLVNSAPKMNSQTEAIVESSLDGVAICPVPVQIVSAVTVKPKMLPMKTKNNKLIMVQMMNEQPVDRAKLGVHSSSSSQASNGSGRTIDEVVESVVSDVGKLNSPNQEKSPDSSQLNQQQQNVRFLARSSTPLSREFLALQRSVNESKVLSEFVTDAVRKRQKSAPKDANEQIYTQQQQQHHHHHHHYYGEKHRKPSKFAPLKDDSGSSTSSTLQRRSRSKSVNRKSEDILDSSIGKLKRWPSDEKLLKRTNMRSQNSEFVQKQMEFLNRVKHDEGEVSSEADDGERSFANVGEDDDMNLVLVENNAINDSNASAAGLVSSINSLLDTTLERETSTNIVTTSNVDSVEARLKKYWAPPPKRGWDSFCWKCRQSVDLFPCSKCVRCYHCTCIKVTAATKLDDSWVCPECMTVENVLNGPKRSSRRNEMSLDVLSQLLSFALKRMKMVKGYSKFLYTDSDLLHYSKYIANPVTFTTLQEKIEKRTFRCCEEFLNETKWILHNALILNSGSSSKEVFTAKAILKVCRQETNEIDTCGECYLNANTRTDWFVDVCAQPHLLLWAKLKGFPYWPAKAMGPGQGLSHVNVRFFGEHDRAFVPIKDCFLYSEQDPNTQTGKRSARELADCIKEVEVHIENIRAKVGAFKYAKFKTPYEPTEELQQLEMMIPGVMDYMKRQQALVPKPSLQYKIVKTADNHLSIIKKACTTESSNDSDHSASPNKKPSSVTCTSSSCGVGEVKGAIVTPKYEVVSKASSDDSNSSKVTAVILKRKSSSEHKKEAGDGVELPMPKVIKFDKEDVDQRLVGGVNLTAKPDVNAETSTYNASSKRKYGTDTSGSSVDSATNVTETADRPRTKHAKHEPRVPVITIKTNANALTVAMGTESKIASSSAVPNSNSATTTTKVNAEARTTAAVNEVKEELAVVATLVPLTTPSNKAQALMENLVKNKHGVTIKKISKEGQTRKADESAKLAAGMNTVIEETQTNTDCDAKKPVAATDTASGTQTSGSTNNTDNDNGNANVKKCPESSSSNANKTDDSKKSSTKSTTNTHILKDLVPFVEIKKEITSDDEADMQIAANINGAQINKHVNETAPNVTPVIVPTPKVNVDTTSHVSLPVVVVPAVLPNLSLIKQEIMSDEEETTTATANTVTTFSATQQDLNTTSTGGDNASNIPAVGLPDAVRVGDTMIQRLNAKNNRGAQPGLVSLKTVAATTPEGAAVMDMPSVQNSAAMHISPANRRSNTRGVPYGPLPASAVPQSQSQIQKSTTQANRATMQQQQQLSQSSPASQVQTQSQSLQPLQRARKSFPNRVTPDNGATRSNNFSCVPLSSPVLPPPSTSPLSNNNDLKRTLLKNSMVSIPRQAWSPHESQRNVIVNNNNTNTHSIPVPPLTAVSKTPTVVAVLGDNNNADSTNNNNMLINTNPATNVAINSAAIVTPFVTCNGGIGPNGPALLTPLTMSAPPPLAGLSQPSSNMLTPMVGASMCTNMPMSGNNNNINVSSGSGIMSISSAVELPTQQTVGISSSAINAASTSSVDVVTSSLTSMVTDAICRGPPRLMQRPNGPLKSDGTTMFPSQAGPVCQTLVENAHKLTDFFISVMEDTMLEMSEGDEPVLQAKITILKIELERTKQAYEQEIAELKRTSDLMLSEMRKSMENEKTRISNEIRKQCEQERLRSIEETKKKQWCSNCGREAQFYCCWNTSYCDYPCQQMHWSRHSATCAQTRPTIASASDSMAKTVSTMTTTVSAMGLQQQPQQQHVGCGNKNSNNNMTAVTTATSIAASQHQPSTLYNKNNNKKDKHSTSKVSHQQSATNSSSVGSSSNNTMNSITPVNAAGVAVAQGAATEVLKLPSNTYLRTVPQCGNPGNGNSGGGNLRSSTYSVQRVNIPLPITALVQRGNSWELTSAAPNNNVGAANMATITAPGSNVTQAMTQLTTQQQQQQHQRMLSGGGTGNVSGGGGSASSNISSSRSNSRSRAAAAVQALQQTMATIHGPTGGAATSMSCGMLRPTQM